A single region of the Pontibacter kalidii genome encodes:
- a CDS encoding phosphodiester glycosidase family protein, with amino-acid sequence MKKYATPLQLLASFILILLAPATWAQKLTWEPREDLNILLPASIKVYETNGTLSDGAPLRAMYARVDLRDKNLKLRAVGDPTNRQTTLEHYQDHNAILAINGGYFAATRSVSLYISDGELKEPGVFKSKSGVITRGAFGMVNGRPEITWTHSPLENLIYQYSQPNRPGQPDPTAKSGKLWLPNQAVGGGPMLVKEGKLVDVGTVEGFGAGHLARNPRTAIGYLDAHTLVMAVVDGRQGASAGVTILELAKLMHDLGCVDAVNLDGGGSSAMVAADEVVNIPTDVPNGNRNSLRKNANALVLTEQQAKPKRDITYIDTDSEHYTEYGLWRHTNHASFYGTTLSRHASAGSAYNKATYDFKSIAKGKYQLAAWWTVDTSSNARNVPYVLHHSGKTDTLYINQKTYATSGRWNVLGNFILGPGDHLELLGRGEGKKVVADAVRLVAIEKYPELPARRGDLRLAVISDLNSGLGAATYEWQVDSIMQRIPRIWQPDLVVCGGDMVAGQGVSEAETLQKMWRGFDKHIATPLRKANIPFAFTLGNHDGSRSFAVERNAAGTYWTKPGHLPNLTFIDKSHFPYYYSFVHGEAFFVSWEASSPEITEENMRWMETQFARPEAQRAKYRFVLGHMPLYGVAQERDSKGNLLNNPEKLQQLLEKYRVHTYISGHQHAYYPGKRGQLELLNAGAAGSGPRSWLTLEKAPVNTVTLVDIFYDQDTLIYTTYDIGKEASQDMVVFDEKVLPQFIESVNGYLIRRDVRISTQASGTFSAFHQPSAQQAAGTGSAQVQVRDGKVNITGEFSGLQEKVATIALYRGRHTEPGEEMLPMKVRSRNKRKGSFSGSIAMPAGFDKLLSVGAFHIRIKTDKNPDGELRAQLYPAANQAPAAVAVSSHNNRNVYAVRDTEALYSVKWEKAVDPDGDFVSYTYQLATDSSFQNLLWHKSTGRVASVKLREQDWYALLQKAAEGEAVNFFHRIIVSDGKHIVHGPAQAFRLMKSNEPLEDFVEVPAPKYKFEGKIAEGAGYGAKWDKQGKLWLASYNGTLHIQNPDGTPASFSPLEKVRINGEEYTLRTIGGISVDADGNILVARNRHLLKLDAATGEGIAAWEVPAGGRAITSPRVNDKGEIYAMSLFGEDPNYVLKQSEKAPHTLELIRTLALPERILAREFAMTPDGKTLYFPNSGSPYIQVYTSQDGITYKQQENITSIAAGCNAIEVGPNNTLWAAVRPSGVVPATFHFRDEQSKKMWTLELPELDGAEARGLGVSASGDTLIFCSWDKGGGFYRYVLEPESEAATVDEATEEVQSINATAPKAEGRKRKKK; translated from the coding sequence ATGAAGAAATACGCTACTCCGCTTCAGCTACTTGCCTCGTTCATACTTATACTTCTCGCACCGGCCACTTGGGCGCAGAAACTAACCTGGGAGCCGCGGGAGGACCTCAACATCCTTCTACCGGCATCTATAAAGGTATATGAAACCAACGGCACGCTGAGCGACGGGGCACCACTCCGCGCCATGTATGCCCGGGTAGACCTGCGCGACAAAAACCTGAAGCTGCGGGCAGTTGGAGATCCAACTAATCGGCAAACCACGCTCGAGCATTACCAGGACCACAACGCGATACTGGCCATCAACGGCGGGTACTTTGCCGCGACAAGGTCGGTAAGCCTCTATATTTCTGACGGAGAACTAAAGGAGCCAGGCGTTTTCAAGTCGAAGAGCGGCGTGATCACCCGTGGCGCCTTCGGCATGGTTAACGGCCGGCCCGAGATCACCTGGACGCACAGCCCGCTGGAGAATTTGATTTACCAGTATAGCCAGCCTAACCGGCCGGGGCAGCCTGACCCAACTGCCAAGTCAGGAAAGCTGTGGCTTCCAAACCAGGCTGTGGGCGGCGGCCCGATGCTCGTGAAAGAGGGCAAGTTAGTGGATGTGGGAACGGTAGAAGGTTTTGGCGCAGGGCATTTGGCCCGAAACCCGCGTACGGCCATCGGGTACCTTGATGCCCATACTTTAGTGATGGCAGTGGTAGACGGACGCCAGGGTGCCAGTGCCGGGGTGACCATCCTGGAACTGGCCAAGCTCATGCACGACCTTGGCTGTGTGGATGCGGTGAACCTGGACGGTGGGGGTTCCTCCGCCATGGTGGCAGCCGACGAAGTAGTTAATATTCCGACAGATGTGCCGAACGGCAACCGCAACAGCCTCCGCAAAAACGCCAATGCCCTGGTGCTGACCGAGCAGCAGGCAAAGCCCAAACGCGACATCACCTACATCGACACCGACAGCGAGCATTACACCGAGTACGGCCTCTGGCGCCACACCAACCACGCCAGCTTCTATGGCACTACCCTTTCGCGCCACGCCTCTGCCGGAAGCGCCTACAACAAGGCAACGTATGACTTCAAAAGTATAGCCAAGGGCAAATACCAGCTCGCGGCCTGGTGGACGGTGGACACCAGTAGCAATGCCCGAAATGTACCTTACGTGCTGCATCACAGCGGCAAAACCGATACGCTGTATATAAACCAGAAAACCTACGCCACCAGTGGCCGCTGGAACGTGCTGGGCAATTTTATACTCGGCCCCGGCGATCACCTGGAGCTCTTGGGACGGGGCGAGGGCAAAAAAGTAGTAGCTGATGCCGTGCGCCTGGTGGCCATTGAAAAGTATCCTGAGCTGCCCGCACGCCGCGGCGACCTGCGCCTGGCTGTGATCAGCGACCTAAACTCCGGCCTCGGCGCGGCCACCTACGAATGGCAGGTGGACAGCATCATGCAGCGCATCCCGCGTATCTGGCAGCCGGACCTGGTGGTTTGCGGCGGCGACATGGTGGCAGGCCAGGGTGTATCGGAGGCAGAGACGCTGCAGAAAATGTGGCGTGGGTTTGACAAGCACATCGCCACCCCGCTGCGCAAGGCCAACATCCCGTTTGCCTTTACGCTCGGCAATCACGACGGCTCCCGCTCCTTTGCCGTAGAGCGCAACGCGGCCGGTACCTACTGGACCAAGCCCGGGCACCTGCCCAACCTGACGTTCATCGACAAGAGCCATTTCCCCTACTACTACTCGTTCGTGCACGGAGAGGCTTTTTTTGTTTCCTGGGAGGCTTCCTCACCGGAAATCACCGAGGAAAACATGCGCTGGATGGAGACCCAGTTTGCCAGACCGGAAGCACAGCGAGCGAAGTATAGATTTGTGCTAGGGCACATGCCGCTCTACGGTGTGGCGCAAGAGCGCGACTCCAAAGGTAACCTGCTTAACAACCCGGAGAAGCTGCAACAGCTGCTAGAAAAATATAGGGTGCACACCTACATCAGCGGGCATCAGCATGCTTACTACCCAGGCAAGCGCGGCCAGTTGGAGTTGCTGAATGCCGGTGCAGCTGGTTCCGGCCCGCGCTCCTGGCTTACGCTGGAGAAAGCCCCTGTAAACACCGTCACGCTGGTTGATATCTTCTACGACCAGGACACGCTCATCTACACTACCTACGATATTGGCAAAGAAGCCTCGCAAGACATGGTAGTGTTTGACGAGAAGGTGCTGCCACAGTTCATCGAGAGTGTGAACGGCTATCTCATCCGCCGCGATGTACGAATATCTACCCAAGCCTCCGGCACGTTCTCCGCTTTCCACCAACCTAGTGCTCAACAGGCAGCCGGCACAGGCTCAGCACAAGTGCAGGTGCGTGATGGTAAGGTAAATATTACGGGGGAATTCAGCGGGCTGCAGGAAAAAGTAGCCACCATTGCCCTTTACCGTGGTCGGCATACAGAGCCGGGCGAAGAGATGCTGCCGATGAAGGTGAGATCCAGGAACAAGCGCAAAGGCAGCTTCAGCGGAAGTATAGCTATGCCTGCCGGCTTCGACAAACTGCTATCGGTGGGGGCCTTCCACATCCGCATTAAAACAGACAAAAACCCGGACGGCGAACTAAGGGCGCAGCTTTACCCGGCTGCCAACCAGGCCCCTGCGGCCGTGGCCGTGAGCTCCCACAACAACCGCAACGTGTACGCCGTTCGCGATACGGAGGCGCTCTACAGCGTGAAGTGGGAAAAAGCCGTTGACCCGGATGGCGATTTCGTGTCCTATACTTACCAACTGGCTACCGACTCCTCTTTCCAAAACCTGTTGTGGCACAAGAGCACTGGCCGTGTGGCAAGTGTGAAACTCCGCGAGCAAGACTGGTATGCGCTGCTGCAAAAAGCTGCCGAGGGCGAGGCCGTCAATTTCTTCCACCGTATCATCGTCTCCGATGGCAAGCACATTGTCCACGGTCCGGCACAGGCGTTTAGGCTCATGAAGAGCAACGAGCCGCTGGAGGACTTCGTGGAGGTGCCGGCTCCGAAGTATAAGTTTGAGGGCAAAATAGCCGAAGGCGCCGGCTACGGAGCCAAGTGGGACAAGCAGGGCAAGCTTTGGCTGGCTAGCTACAACGGCACGCTGCACATCCAGAACCCGGACGGCACCCCTGCCTCTTTCTCCCCCCTGGAAAAAGTGCGTATCAACGGGGAGGAGTATACTCTGAGAACGATCGGCGGGATAAGCGTAGATGCTGACGGCAACATCCTGGTAGCGCGCAACAGGCATTTACTGAAGCTTGATGCCGCGACCGGCGAAGGGATAGCCGCCTGGGAAGTGCCTGCCGGTGGTAGGGCCATCACCTCGCCCCGTGTAAACGACAAAGGCGAGATCTATGCCATGTCGTTGTTCGGCGAGGACCCGAACTATGTATTGAAGCAGAGCGAGAAGGCGCCGCATACGTTAGAACTGATACGTACCCTTGCCTTGCCCGAGCGCATCCTGGCCCGCGAGTTTGCGATGACACCCGATGGAAAAACGCTCTACTTCCCGAACTCCGGAAGCCCCTACATACAAGTATACACCAGCCAGGATGGCATAACGTATAAGCAGCAGGAGAACATCACCAGTATAGCTGCCGGATGCAACGCCATCGAGGTGGGCCCCAACAATACCCTCTGGGCCGCCGTGCGCCCCAGCGGCGTAGTGCCGGCCACCTTCCACTTCCGTGATGAGCAAAGCAAGAAAATGTGGACACTGGAACTGCCTGAGCTAGACGGGGCCGAAGCCCGTGGACTAGGTGTATCTGCCTCCGGCGACACCCTCATTTTCTGCAGCTGGGACAAAGGAGGCGGGTTTTACAGGTATGTGCTGGAGCCAGAAAGTGAGGCTGCAACTGTTGATGAAGCTACTGAGGAAGTACAAAGTATAAATGCTACTGCACCCAAGGCAGAGGGGCGAAAGCGTAAGAAAAAGTGA
- a CDS encoding Mrp/NBP35 family ATP-binding protein — protein sequence MAITKEDILKALSYVEEPDLGKDLVTLNMIEDVQVDGKNVSFTVILTTPACPLKDLIRNACVNAIHAMVDKEADVTVNMTSRVTSGRGDTSEVLRGVKNIIAVASGKGGVGKSTVTSNLAIALAESGARVGLIDADISGPSIPTMFGVEQERPYMVQGDHGKNYIQPVEKYGVKMMSIGFLTPADGAVVWRGPMASSALRQFISDVEWGELDYLLLDLPPGTSDIHLTMVQALPVTGAVIVTTPQKVALADAVRGVQMFRQPQINVPVLGIVENMAYFTPAELPENKYYIFGQGGGQSLAEKFNVALLGQVPIVQSIRESGDEGTPVVLQNDSPASGVFKELAQAVAQQVSLRNATMAKTKPVEIKT from the coding sequence ATGGCTATCACAAAAGAAGATATACTAAAAGCCCTCAGCTATGTGGAGGAGCCGGACCTGGGCAAGGACCTGGTGACGCTCAACATGATAGAGGATGTGCAGGTGGATGGTAAAAACGTCAGTTTCACGGTGATCCTGACCACGCCAGCCTGCCCGCTAAAAGACCTGATCCGCAACGCCTGCGTGAACGCCATCCACGCGATGGTGGATAAAGAAGCAGACGTAACGGTGAACATGACCTCGCGCGTTACTTCCGGTCGTGGCGACACCTCCGAGGTGCTGCGTGGCGTGAAGAATATCATCGCCGTTGCCTCTGGTAAAGGCGGTGTAGGCAAGTCTACCGTTACCTCTAACCTGGCTATTGCGCTGGCCGAGAGCGGCGCCCGCGTCGGCCTGATCGATGCGGACATTTCCGGCCCTTCCATCCCGACGATGTTTGGTGTGGAGCAGGAGCGCCCGTACATGGTACAGGGAGACCATGGCAAGAACTACATCCAGCCGGTAGAAAAGTACGGCGTCAAAATGATGTCGATCGGCTTCCTGACACCAGCCGATGGCGCGGTGGTTTGGAGAGGCCCGATGGCCAGTTCTGCGCTACGCCAGTTTATCTCTGACGTGGAATGGGGCGAGCTGGACTACCTGTTGCTGGACCTTCCTCCGGGAACCTCCGACATACACCTGACGATGGTGCAGGCCCTGCCGGTAACCGGTGCGGTGATCGTGACCACGCCGCAAAAAGTAGCCCTGGCAGATGCCGTGCGCGGTGTGCAGATGTTCCGACAGCCGCAGATTAACGTGCCTGTGCTGGGCATTGTGGAAAATATGGCGTACTTTACACCTGCTGAGCTTCCGGAGAATAAATATTACATCTTTGGCCAGGGCGGCGGACAGTCGCTTGCCGAGAAGTTCAACGTAGCCCTGCTGGGCCAGGTGCCAATCGTGCAGAGCATCCGCGAGAGTGGCGACGAAGGAACTCCGGTGGTATTGCAGAACGATTCTCCGGCCAGCGGTGTTTTCAAAGAGTTGGCCCAGGCTGTAGCCCAGCAGGTGTCGCTGCGAAACGCCACCATGGCCAAAACAAAACCAGTAGAAATTAAAACCTAA
- a CDS encoding O-acetyl-ADP-ribose deacetylase — protein sequence MRETAIEVRQGDITKVEVGAVVNAANNSLLGGGGVDGAIHRAGGPAILEECKQIRARQGGCPTGEAVITTAGNLPARYVIHTVGPVWNGGRKGEPELLANCYRNSLRLAGENSVESIAFPNISTGVYGYPKDKAAKVAVETVKSYLQEHNTSIKRVVFVCFDEENYRLYEGLLSS from the coding sequence ATGAGAGAAACAGCGATAGAAGTACGGCAAGGCGATATTACAAAGGTAGAGGTAGGTGCCGTGGTGAATGCGGCCAATAACAGCCTTCTGGGCGGCGGAGGTGTGGATGGTGCCATCCACCGCGCCGGCGGCCCGGCTATTCTGGAGGAGTGCAAGCAGATCCGGGCGCGACAGGGCGGCTGCCCCACCGGAGAGGCCGTGATCACGACAGCCGGAAACCTACCTGCCAGGTATGTCATCCATACTGTAGGCCCCGTTTGGAACGGCGGACGCAAAGGCGAGCCGGAGTTGCTGGCCAACTGCTACCGCAACAGCCTCAGGTTGGCCGGGGAGAATAGTGTGGAAAGTATAGCTTTTCCCAACATCAGCACGGGGGTGTATGGTTATCCAAAGGATAAAGCCGCGAAAGTGGCGGTGGAGACGGTAAAATCATACTTGCAGGAGCACAACACAAGCATAAAGCGGGTGGTATTTGTGTGTTTTGATGAGGAGAATTACAGGTTGTATGAGGGGTTGCTTTCCAGTTGA